Proteins from a single region of Equus quagga isolate Etosha38 unplaced genomic scaffold, UCLA_HA_Equagga_1.0 122513_RagTag, whole genome shotgun sequence:
- the LOC124232819 gene encoding spermatogenesis-associated protein 31E1-like: MGGSWQSGAGVGAERGRPGWKAGSSTARTEPKKESRAGTSPDPCCGVAGLEGSSASQSPTAQGAGALVQAEEALLWYLTWRSTLPAPSRTGNVPGRDPVSPGSRKSTSPPTHSAAAAQEPKELRLPTKLASQLELPGKLPAQKQPQGRAAGMLLQDPPTHGLHATWSPGQVPHALPSRARRSQGQQQPRRPKRKAPWKSQLPPIEETEEEMSPGARGDEERLAGLRASQASRTSHPPQVGGLGDTLGSKCLQLLPHKAPVLPEGRFTKGLSRFLPCLRPSKEDQEPADPLPEGKPAAATPHSQEPGRNSSAVDGKALEAQQSGTSFGRALRERLGLGRRLRASLSRQRKGRFLAWLAGRSCSHGVPSLPHQRE; encoded by the coding sequence ATGGGCGGAAGCTGGCAGAGCGGCGCCGGAGTCGGGGCTGAGCGAGGCCGTCCAGGCTGGAAAGCAGGTTCCTCCACGGCCAGGACTGAGCCAAAGAAGGAGAGTCGGGCAGGGACCTCCCCAGACCCCTGCTGTGGGGTAGCAGGCCTGGAGGGGAGCTCAGCCTCCCAGTCTCCCACAGCTCAAGGGGCCGGGGCTCTTGTGCAGGCCGAGGAAGCCCTTCTCTGGTACCTCACCTGGAGATCCACACTGCCGGCCCCCTCCAGAACCGGCAATGTGCCTGGGAGAGATCCAGTGTCTCCAGGGTCCCGGAAAAGCACCTCTCCACCCACACATTCGGCCGCAGCTGCCCAAGAGCCTAAGGAGCTGCGCCTTCCAACAAAGCTCGCGAGCCAGCTGGAGCTGCCGGGGAAGCTCCCGGCCCAGAAGCAGCCTCAAGGCCGTGCTGCCGGCATGCTCCTTCAAGACCCTCCTACTCATGGTCTCCATGCCACGTGGTCTCCAGGCCAGGTGCCACATGCCCTCCCATCAAGGGCACGGAGGagccaggggcagcagcagcccaggaGACCAAAACGGAAGGCCCCGTGGAAGAGTCAGCTTCCCCCGattgaggagacagaggaggagatgagTCCCGGGGCAAGAGGGGATGAAGAAAGACTCGCGGGACTGAGGGCTTCCCAAGCCAGCAGGACGAGCCACCCTCCCCAGGTCGGGGGACTAGGAGACACCCTTGGGAGCAAatgcctccagctcctgccacacAAGGCACCGGTCTTGCCAGAAGGCCGCTTCACTAAAGGCCTGAGCCGCTTTCTGCCATGCCTAAGGCCCAGCAAGGAAGACCAAGAACCGGCAGATCCCCTTCCAGAAGGCAAGCCTGCGGCAGCCACGCCCCACAGCCAGGAACCTGGCAGAAACAGCTCGGCCGTGGACGGCAAGGCTCTGGAAGCTCAGCAGTCGGGGACCTCCTTTGGACGGGCCCTGCGAGAGAGACTGGGCCTTGGCCGAAGACTTCGTGCCTCCCTGTCAAGGCAACGCAAAGGCCGATTTCTGGCCTGGCTAGCTGGGCGCTCCTGCTCCCACGgggttccctccctcccacaccaACGAGAGTGA